A genomic region of Desulfomicrobium macestii contains the following coding sequences:
- a CDS encoding NAD(P)/FAD-dependent oxidoreductase, with the protein MNTGRANAKKTVAVIGGGVAGIVAAHLLQDSREVTIFEKENYLGGHTHTVSVPDGPDGGTPVDTGFIVFNEATYPLFIKFLEELEVPSREAQMSFAFHCERTGLTYAGTDLAGLFAQRSNLFSVRYYRFLFEIVRFCRQGKADLKDGQELGTLDDYVRRHGFSSFMVENYLLPMAAAIWSTPAGRVGQFPALSFLRFFNNHGLLSLVDRPRWRTVSGGSCSYVRAFLRRFRGEVRLDAPIEEIRRGASGVSVTVAGEEPRIFDDVFIAAHADQALRLLGDPSPEEARLLGAWRYEENTTVLHTDVSVLPPSPKAWACWNFRREAQENARVFVTYAMNLLQGLAASKQYLVTLNRPTPHDESTVLASLVYHHPVYTRESMETQGSLSSLNGHRNTYFCGSYFGFGFHEDAVRSSHEAVRKFRREE; encoded by the coding sequence ATGAATACAGGCAGGGCGAATGCCAAAAAGACAGTGGCCGTTATCGGCGGCGGCGTGGCCGGGATCGTGGCCGCGCACCTCTTGCAGGATAGCCGCGAGGTGACCATCTTCGAGAAGGAAAATTATCTGGGCGGGCACACGCACACCGTTTCCGTCCCGGATGGCCCGGACGGGGGAACCCCTGTGGATACGGGCTTCATCGTCTTCAACGAGGCCACCTATCCGCTTTTCATCAAATTTCTCGAAGAGCTTGAAGTCCCATCAAGGGAGGCTCAGATGTCGTTCGCATTTCATTGCGAGCGCACCGGTTTGACCTACGCCGGGACGGACCTGGCCGGGCTGTTCGCCCAGCGCTCCAATCTGTTTTCCGTGCGCTATTACCGTTTTCTGTTCGAGATTGTCCGCTTTTGCCGTCAGGGCAAGGCGGATCTCAAGGACGGACAGGAGCTTGGCACCCTCGATGACTACGTGCGCCGCCATGGTTTTTCATCCTTCATGGTCGAGAACTATCTGCTGCCCATGGCCGCGGCCATCTGGTCGACTCCGGCCGGACGGGTGGGACAGTTTCCGGCCCTGTCCTTTTTGCGATTCTTCAACAATCATGGGCTTCTCTCCCTTGTTGATCGTCCACGTTGGAGAACGGTTTCAGGGGGCAGTTGCAGCTACGTCCGGGCATTTTTGCGTCGTTTTCGCGGAGAGGTGCGGCTTGACGCTCCCATCGAAGAAATCCGGCGCGGCGCGTCGGGGGTCAGCGTGACGGTTGCCGGTGAGGAACCGCGCATTTTTGATGACGTGTTCATCGCGGCCCATGCCGATCAGGCCCTGCGCCTTTTGGGCGATCCTTCACCGGAGGAGGCGCGCCTTCTCGGGGCCTGGCGTTACGAGGAAAACACGACCGTCCTGCATACGGATGTTTCGGTGTTGCCCCCCTCGCCCAAGGCCTGGGCCTGCTGGAATTTCAGGCGGGAAGCCCAGGAGAACGCGCGGGTTTTTGTAACGTATGCCATGAATCTTCTGCAGGGTCTGGCCGCAAGCAAACAGTATCTCGTGACCCTCAACCGGCCGACTCCCCATGACGAATCCACGGTCCTGGCCAGTCTGGTCTACCATCATCCGGTGTACACCAGGGAATCCATGGAGACGCAGGGCTCCCTCTCTTCCTTGAACGGTCACCGAAACACCTATTTCTGCGGCAGCTATTTCGGCTTCGGATTTCACGAGGACGCGGTTCGCTCCAGTCACGAAGCCGTGCGGAAGTTCAGGAGGGAGGAATGA
- a CDS encoding flagellar hook protein FlgE: MGLSASLYSGTSGLKAHGEDMTVIGNNISNVSTIGFKGSRMYFEDALSQQITTASGSGQVGRGVAVGTVMGDFSQGSLESTTEATDLAVGGNGFFMVSPAGQEINYYTRAGNFRFDEDGYLVNPQGYRLQGWEVQQTNASASTTGNTTAPTKSGVQIQGVPQDVKLENFQSPPQATARIDVIVNVDSASEDKSASTTSPFTSLFNAYDAGEASPLTEESYAYQTTIKVYDENGSSHNLTVYMDPVGDENVESEAGGKKYWEYIVTVPPGDDNREFWDGVADPKMKGVLMAGTLTFNAAGELENMSAFTINDTTLPPDTLTSWEPADISPTGYPRCTANFLGTSDGSIVGPLSKNIEINFGLRNKTTTWDPGPAGQNPEASDLGLDNLAALATLDPSDLALINGFDVTDKSALSSTNYSTGSTTIFQAQDGYTAGFLQNISVDRDGVITGRYSNGQVLQLFAVTLATFNNNYALYREGGNLFSETRSSGPPITGLANTGGKGSIASNSLEQSNVDLATEFVKMITTEKGFQANSKTITTVDQMLTVLIQLKR; this comes from the coding sequence ATGGGTTTGTCAGCATCTCTGTACTCCGGGACCAGCGGTCTCAAGGCTCATGGCGAGGATATGACCGTCATCGGCAACAACATCTCCAACGTCTCGACCATAGGATTCAAGGGCTCGCGCATGTATTTCGAGGATGCGCTGAGCCAGCAGATCACCACAGCTTCCGGCAGCGGCCAGGTGGGACGAGGTGTGGCCGTGGGTACGGTCATGGGCGATTTTTCCCAGGGCTCCCTGGAGAGCACCACAGAAGCCACGGATTTGGCTGTCGGCGGCAACGGATTTTTCATGGTTTCCCCCGCCGGGCAGGAAATCAATTACTACACGCGAGCCGGAAACTTTCGTTTTGACGAGGATGGCTATCTGGTCAATCCTCAAGGTTACCGTCTTCAGGGGTGGGAAGTACAGCAGACAAATGCGAGCGCCTCAACCACCGGAAACACGACAGCTCCGACGAAATCCGGAGTGCAGATTCAGGGCGTGCCTCAGGACGTGAAATTGGAAAATTTCCAGTCTCCACCCCAGGCAACGGCTCGGATTGATGTGATCGTCAACGTAGACTCTGCATCGGAGGATAAGTCAGCTTCCACCACTTCCCCGTTTACATCGTTATTCAACGCGTATGACGCGGGGGAAGCTTCACCACTGACCGAAGAAAGTTACGCATATCAGACTACAATAAAGGTTTATGATGAAAACGGCTCGTCCCACAATCTAACTGTGTATATGGATCCTGTTGGCGATGAGAATGTTGAGTCTGAAGCTGGAGGTAAGAAGTATTGGGAATATATTGTTACTGTTCCTCCTGGTGACGATAATCGCGAGTTCTGGGATGGTGTTGCTGATCCGAAAATGAAAGGTGTTTTGATGGCTGGTACTCTTACATTCAACGCGGCTGGCGAACTCGAGAATATGTCCGCGTTCACGATCAACGATACCACCTTGCCCCCTGATACACTGACTTCCTGGGAACCTGCCGATATCTCGCCGACTGGCTATCCACGGTGTACGGCCAATTTTTTGGGAACCTCGGATGGAAGTATTGTGGGGCCGCTTTCCAAAAATATCGAGATCAATTTTGGCTTGCGGAACAAGACGACAACATGGGACCCTGGGCCCGCCGGTCAGAATCCTGAAGCCTCAGACCTCGGTCTTGACAACTTGGCCGCGTTGGCAACCCTTGACCCAAGCGACTTGGCCCTTATTAACGGTTTTGATGTGACGGATAAAAGCGCTCTCTCATCCACCAACTACAGCACCGGTTCCACGACCATCTTTCAGGCCCAGGACGGATACACCGCAGGATTTTTGCAGAACATCTCAGTGGACCGAGATGGGGTCATCACTGGTAGGTATTCCAACGGGCAGGTTCTGCAACTCTTCGCCGTGACTCTGGCCACGTTCAACAACAACTATGCCCTGTACCGCGAGGGCGGGAACCTCTTTTCCGAGACGCGCTCCTCGGGGCCGCCCATCACCGGATTGGCGAACACCGGGGGCAAGGGTAGCATCGCCTCCAACTCCCTGGAGCAGTCCAACGTGGACTTGGCCACGGAGTTCGTGAAGATGATCACCACGGAAAAGGGCTTCCAGGCCAACTCCAAGACCATCACCACCGTCGATCAGATGCTGACCGTACTTATCCAGCTCAAGCGTTAG
- the rnc gene encoding ribonuclease III: MSLEVPSDALQSLQNEIHYEFKQVKLLIQALTHSSHANEHGCPHNERLEFLGDAVLELAVSQELFRKFPEVQEGHLTKMRSALVSEGALAQAARRIRLGSCLLLGRGEDVQGGREKNSVLSDALEAVLGAVYLDGGLESAITCVNFLFEGQWPAPPETFRPRDFKSLLQEATQRIWKARPSYALRDSQGPEHAKQYTVVVTMPDKTEVEWEERSMRKAEQGAAEQALLLLRKRFPDLSEPGA, translated from the coding sequence ATGTCACTGGAAGTTCCATCGGATGCACTGCAATCGCTGCAGAATGAAATCCATTATGAATTCAAGCAAGTCAAGCTTTTAATCCAAGCCCTCACACACAGCTCCCACGCCAATGAACACGGCTGTCCGCATAACGAACGGCTCGAATTTCTTGGTGATGCGGTTCTTGAGCTGGCTGTGTCCCAGGAATTGTTTCGCAAATTTCCGGAAGTGCAGGAAGGCCATCTGACCAAAATGCGCTCCGCGCTGGTCAGCGAAGGAGCGCTCGCGCAGGCGGCCAGAAGGATTCGTCTTGGCTCATGCCTGCTCCTTGGCCGCGGTGAGGATGTGCAGGGCGGGAGAGAAAAAAATTCCGTGCTGAGCGACGCCCTGGAAGCGGTGCTCGGCGCCGTCTACCTTGACGGGGGGCTGGAGTCCGCGATCACATGCGTCAATTTTTTGTTCGAGGGACAGTGGCCCGCGCCTCCTGAAACCTTCCGACCGCGCGACTTCAAAAGCCTGCTGCAGGAAGCCACCCAGCGCATCTGGAAGGCCAGGCCTTCGTATGCGCTACGCGACAGCCAGGGCCCGGAACACGCCAAGCAGTACACCGTCGTGGTGACCATGCCGGACAAGACCGAGGTTGAATGGGAGGAGCGCAGCATGCGCAAGGCCGAGCAGGGCGCTGCCGAGCAGGCTCTGCTGCTCCTGCGGAAACGCTTCCCTGATCTTTCCGAACCAGGCGCATAA
- a CDS encoding flagellin N-terminal helical domain-containing protein, whose amino-acid sequence MSLVINHNLMAMNSARNLSNSYSSLATSTRRLSSGLRVGTAADDAAGLAIRELMRADIASLNQGVRNANDAISMIQTADGALGVIDEKLIRMKELATQAATGTYGSDQRLIIDSEYQAMASEITRIANATDFNGIYLLNGNLSSSETNAADWGDGHKGSGLQAQGAMKIHFGTGNDSAEDYYYIAIGNSTASALGVGNQSDPAVGGGFSISTQQGAQQSLDAINEAIVSKDNIRASLGALQNRLENTITNLSIQAENLQAAESRISDVDVAQEMTEFVRNQILTQSAVAMLAQANQLPQMAMQLMQG is encoded by the coding sequence ATGTCTTTGGTCATAAATCACAACTTGATGGCGATGAACTCCGCCAGGAACCTGTCCAATTCCTACAGCAGTTTAGCAACCTCGACCCGGCGCCTTTCCTCCGGATTGCGCGTGGGCACCGCCGCCGACGATGCGGCGGGCCTGGCCATCCGCGAGTTGATGCGCGCCGATATCGCGTCCCTCAATCAGGGCGTCCGCAACGCCAACGACGCCATCTCCATGATTCAGACGGCCGACGGCGCCCTCGGCGTTATCGATGAAAAGCTGATCCGCATGAAGGAACTGGCCACCCAGGCAGCCACCGGTACCTATGGATCGGATCAGCGTCTGATCATCGACTCGGAGTACCAGGCCATGGCCTCGGAAATTACCCGAATCGCCAATGCGACGGACTTCAACGGAATTTATCTGCTCAACGGCAATCTTTCATCATCGGAAACTAATGCTGCCGATTGGGGTGATGGTCACAAGGGCAGCGGCTTGCAGGCCCAAGGCGCCATGAAGATTCACTTCGGCACGGGCAACGATTCGGCGGAAGACTACTATTACATCGCCATCGGCAACTCCACCGCTTCGGCGCTTGGCGTCGGCAACCAGTCCGATCCGGCTGTTGGCGGCGGCTTCAGTATTTCCACCCAGCAGGGGGCGCAGCAGTCGCTCGACGCCATCAACGAAGCCATTGTCTCTAAGGACAATATCCGGGCCAGCCTTGGTGCCTTGCAGAACCGCCTGGAGAATACCATCACCAATCTGAGCATTCAGGCCGAGAACCTGCAGGCCGCCGAGTCGCGCATTTCCGACGTGGATGTGGCCCAGGAAATGACGGAATTCGTGCGCAACCAGATCCTGACCCAGTCCGCCGTGGCCATGTTGGCGCAGGCCAACCAGCTGCCGCAGATGGCCATGCAGCTCATGCAGGGTTAA
- a CDS encoding flagellar protein FlaG translates to MKITSLSYEPQELLAPVEQTNQLKSDFEDAERAVSGGLQGRQFGATPDESEEISAQKLQNLTEAVDSYMSSLGVNLKFHIDERTDTVQVEVRDPETQKLIRKIPADEMLDLAVSIEKMVGLFLDKAL, encoded by the coding sequence ATGAAAATAACCTCCCTCTCCTACGAGCCCCAGGAACTTCTGGCGCCCGTCGAGCAAACCAATCAGCTCAAATCCGACTTCGAAGACGCGGAGCGTGCCGTATCGGGCGGGCTTCAGGGTCGGCAGTTCGGAGCGACGCCAGACGAGTCGGAAGAAATTTCCGCGCAGAAACTGCAAAACCTGACCGAAGCGGTCGATTCCTACATGTCCTCCCTGGGTGTGAACCTGAAGTTTCACATCGATGAGCGAACCGACACGGTCCAGGTGGAGGTGCGTGACCCCGAAACGCAAAAGCTGATCCGCAAGATCCCCGCCGACGAGATGCTCGACCTGGCCGTTTCCATAGAAAAGATGGTCGGACTTTTTCTGGACAAAGCCCTTTAA
- a CDS encoding DUF1365 family protein — translation MNSRIYVGTLSHLRTHEARHGFDYDLHLYALDIDELDRLERDTFWFGHNRLRPLALHDRDYLHHGDEGLRDKVLRALRENGVDLAPARIVLITALRQFHYVFNPASFFYCYDASDRLACVLTQVNNTFGETHLYVLVPEGEERSFGARKAFHVSPFFPRRGRYEFMFSEPGDELAISITYYLGDQQALKASFTGAARPMTGRNLARILMGHPLRAVLTVPRIVAQAARLYFRSKLAVHPKPEPASSMTIRQAPPTLLDTLGKWAVRRFLRQLDHGQLTLGLPDGGREIFGLSGSLPKAEITVQRSRFFSRVMLSGDIGFGEAYADGDWNSPELVRLLCLLAQREDVLDDRRFWPALAGRALNFMTHLRRPNTVAGSRRNIGEHYDLGNDFYRLFLDSTMSYSGGIFKSAEDSLEDSQFAKMHAIIDMAGLGPEDHVLEIGCGWGGFALEAVRRTGCRVTGITISKEQLKWATRRVREEGLEENISILLTDYRHVQGSFSAIVSIEMLEAVGHRNLPLYFQTLDRLLAPNGRAVLQVITMPDQKYRAYRLGSDWIRKHIFPGGHLPSLGAMAQAVGARSRLGITRMEDIGLHYARTLELWRLAFMSRGDEVMKLGFDQNFLRKWEYYFSYCEAGFRSRTVRNYQLLLSRMGETGS, via the coding sequence ATGAATTCGCGGATTTATGTCGGAACCCTGAGCCATTTGCGCACGCATGAGGCCAGGCATGGCTTTGATTACGATCTGCATCTGTATGCCCTGGATATTGACGAACTGGACCGGCTGGAGCGCGATACATTCTGGTTCGGACACAACCGTTTGCGCCCCCTGGCTTTGCATGACCGCGACTATCTGCATCATGGGGACGAGGGGTTGCGGGACAAAGTGCTGCGCGCCTTGCGGGAGAACGGAGTGGATCTTGCGCCAGCGCGCATCGTGCTGATCACGGCCCTGCGTCAATTTCATTACGTTTTCAACCCGGCCAGCTTCTTTTACTGTTACGACGCGTCGGACCGTCTTGCGTGCGTCCTGACACAGGTCAACAACACCTTCGGCGAGACCCACCTCTACGTACTCGTCCCCGAAGGCGAGGAGAGGAGTTTTGGCGCGCGGAAGGCTTTTCATGTCTCCCCGTTTTTTCCACGTCGCGGTCGCTATGAGTTCATGTTTTCCGAACCGGGCGACGAGCTTGCCATCTCCATCACGTATTATCTGGGCGACCAGCAGGCCCTCAAGGCGTCATTCACCGGCGCGGCGCGACCCATGACCGGTCGCAATCTGGCGCGGATACTCATGGGGCATCCTTTGCGGGCGGTCCTGACCGTCCCGCGCATCGTGGCCCAGGCGGCGCGGCTTTATTTTCGCAGCAAACTCGCCGTCCACCCGAAGCCTGAACCTGCTTCCTCCATGACGATCCGTCAGGCTCCGCCGACACTGCTCGACACGCTTGGCAAGTGGGCGGTCAGGCGCTTCTTGCGGCAACTGGATCATGGACAGCTGACGCTTGGCCTTCCGGACGGGGGGCGGGAAATATTCGGTTTGTCCGGATCGCTGCCAAAGGCCGAGATTACGGTGCAAAGATCGCGTTTTTTCAGCCGCGTCATGCTTTCCGGGGACATCGGCTTTGGAGAGGCCTACGCCGACGGCGATTGGAACAGCCCGGAACTGGTCCGCCTGCTCTGCCTGCTGGCGCAGCGCGAGGATGTCCTGGATGATCGGCGCTTCTGGCCTGCCCTGGCGGGGAGAGCGCTCAATTTCATGACGCATCTGCGCCGCCCCAACACCGTCGCCGGGAGCCGACGCAACATCGGCGAGCATTACGACCTCGGGAATGATTTTTACAGGCTCTTTCTGGATTCGACCATGTCCTATTCCGGCGGCATCTTCAAAAGCGCAGAGGATTCCCTTGAAGATTCCCAGTTCGCCAAGATGCACGCCATCATCGACATGGCCGGTCTTGGCCCGGAAGACCACGTGCTCGAGATCGGCTGCGGCTGGGGCGGCTTCGCCCTGGAGGCGGTGCGGCGCACAGGTTGCCGGGTGACGGGCATCACCATTTCAAAAGAGCAGCTTAAGTGGGCCACGCGCAGGGTACGGGAAGAGGGCTTGGAGGAGAACATCAGCATTCTGCTGACCGACTACCGCCATGTGCAGGGCAGCTTCAGCGCCATCGTTTCCATCGAGATGCTCGAAGCCGTGGGGCATCGCAATCTGCCTCTGTATTTTCAGACCCTTGACCGTCTGCTCGCTCCGAACGGACGGGCCGTGCTGCAGGTCATCACCATGCCCGACCAGAAATACAGGGCTTACCGCCTGGGTTCGGACTGGATCCGCAAGCACATATTTCCCGGCGGTCACTTGCCGTCCCTCGGGGCCATGGCCCAGGCCGTGGGCGCACGAAGCAGGCTGGGCATCACGCGCATGGAGGATATCGGGCTCCATTACGCCCGAACCCTTGAGTTGTGGCGGCTGGCGTTCATGTCGCGTGGCGATGAGGTCATGAAGCTGGGTTTTGATCAGAATTTTTTGCGCAAGTGGGAGTATTATTTCAGCTATTGTGAGGCAGGGTTTCGCAGTCGCACGGTTCGGAATTATCAGCTTCTGCTCTCCCGAATGGGTGAAACGGGATCATAG
- a CDS encoding flagellar hook assembly protein FlgD yields MIDQILQQQGGFYGADTASKNDVLGKDAFLKLLVTQLQNQDPLNPLDDKEFIAQLAQFSSLEQMTNISEGITSLTDKTAQQDMLSAVNYIGKEITASGDGITKSGNYVTPVYFTLADAAAQVYANVYDENNNMVRTEKFSSMQAGEFGFTWDGLDYNGNPANSGQYNVYFSAESPTGATVFVDTEVSGTVTALEQGDGETFFRLSDGRKISFSDIKKVIQPVVAEE; encoded by the coding sequence ATGATCGATCAGATTTTGCAGCAGCAGGGCGGTTTTTACGGCGCGGACACGGCATCCAAGAACGATGTCCTGGGCAAGGACGCCTTTTTGAAGCTTCTGGTGACCCAGTTGCAGAATCAGGATCCGCTCAATCCTCTGGACGACAAGGAATTCATTGCCCAGCTGGCGCAGTTTTCGAGCCTTGAGCAGATGACGAATATTTCCGAGGGCATCACCTCCCTCACGGACAAGACCGCCCAGCAGGACATGCTCAGCGCAGTCAACTACATCGGCAAGGAAATCACGGCTTCGGGAGACGGAATCACCAAGAGCGGAAATTACGTGACTCCGGTCTACTTCACCCTGGCCGACGCCGCCGCGCAAGTCTACGCCAATGTTTACGATGAAAATAACAATATGGTGCGTACCGAGAAGTTCTCCTCCATGCAGGCCGGGGAGTTTGGATTCACTTGGGACGGTCTGGACTACAACGGGAATCCGGCCAACAGCGGCCAGTACAACGTATATTTTTCAGCGGAAAGCCCAACCGGGGCAACGGTTTTTGTCGACACGGAAGTCTCCGGCACCGTGACCGCACTGGAACAGGGCGACGGGGAGACATTCTTCCGCCTGAGCGACGGACGTAAGATCAGTTTCAGCGACATCAAGAAGGTCATCCAGCCGGTTGTGGCTGAAGAGTAA
- a CDS encoding flagellar hook-length control protein FliK, whose amino-acid sequence MEESAGGSAKAAVQEPQASGSGQADSVSAAESAALDKETGATNADNADDSTAAAVQELLDSLAEEVRARGADNDESVISEKIAALHELLRQFQKSDPSNRSELAVTLGEQMRSLKAELAADGKRGEGTENLERKTQSASSSVMQKIDALLVRLEAHRTAGHEGVSPDKSLTKSLGKADASVASKAGVMEGAQDGQSRVARSRILAVEAAKAASGEALDRKQGDDPKSEIPVALKDGKGPEIGTRPVRSEKQSSDVQGQPGIRVAASEGSAGKSSVVLDATEEALSAQDRHAESVATDAERKHAAAKDQDGAARNGSVVTRGGLPAAADRPVAARESSGQTVAQDAASLAREGEAASAGSAAAADSKGEKKQPDARQGFFGTQDGEKSSSSTSRAAQVSGNTKTAPESQTLTPASAQTSQSQFQQRMEAPVSARNAEVYQQVENGAFRNLGQGVKQLVIRLDPADLGQVSVILQVRGKEVQAVLRSSNQETSLALNEQLGQLRTQLEAQGLKVGKLEVQTQLADSQSQSQWQGSENHNRYQENQELASSAKRWRTLERVAGGMVRDVQNSGHREKLSQSGLDIFA is encoded by the coding sequence GTGGAAGAAAGCGCAGGTGGCTCGGCAAAAGCTGCCGTGCAGGAGCCCCAAGCCTCAGGATCTGGGCAGGCGGATTCCGTATCCGCTGCCGAGAGCGCTGCCTTGGATAAAGAGACCGGCGCCACGAATGCGGACAATGCGGATGACTCCACCGCTGCCGCAGTGCAGGAGCTGCTCGACAGCTTGGCCGAGGAAGTCAGGGCGAGGGGCGCGGACAACGATGAATCCGTCATTTCCGAAAAAATCGCGGCCCTGCACGAACTTCTCCGTCAATTCCAAAAGAGCGATCCTTCGAACCGCAGCGAACTGGCCGTGACCCTGGGCGAGCAGATGAGAAGCCTGAAGGCGGAGCTGGCAGCGGACGGGAAACGGGGCGAAGGCACCGAAAATTTGGAGCGGAAGACACAGAGCGCTTCGTCTTCTGTGATGCAGAAGATCGACGCCCTTTTGGTCCGCTTGGAAGCGCATCGGACGGCGGGACATGAAGGCGTGAGCCCGGACAAGAGCCTGACAAAGAGCCTGGGCAAGGCCGATGCTTCCGTTGCCTCGAAAGCCGGCGTCATGGAGGGAGCGCAGGATGGACAGTCCCGCGTCGCGAGGTCTCGGATTTTGGCGGTGGAAGCTGCGAAGGCCGCGTCCGGCGAAGCCCTGGATCGCAAGCAGGGCGATGATCCCAAGTCCGAGATTCCGGTCGCGCTGAAGGACGGCAAGGGCCCTGAGATCGGAACTCGCCCGGTCCGCAGCGAGAAACAGTCTTCGGATGTTCAAGGTCAACCCGGAATTCGCGTCGCGGCGTCCGAGGGTTCCGCCGGGAAAAGCTCTGTGGTGCTTGATGCCACGGAAGAAGCTCTTTCGGCGCAGGACCGGCACGCAGAGTCCGTGGCCACCGACGCGGAGCGCAAGCATGCCGCCGCAAAGGATCAGGACGGCGCCGCCCGCAACGGGAGCGTCGTGACGCGCGGCGGCCTGCCGGCTGCCGCCGACAGACCCGTGGCGGCAAGGGAAAGCTCCGGGCAGACGGTAGCGCAGGACGCGGCCTCCCTGGCGCGTGAGGGCGAAGCCGCTTCCGCCGGAAGCGCTGCGGCCGCGGATTCCAAGGGGGAGAAAAAGCAGCCCGATGCCCGTCAGGGATTTTTCGGCACGCAGGACGGGGAAAAATCGTCCTCATCCACCTCCCGCGCCGCCCAGGTCTCCGGGAACACAAAGACAGCACCCGAATCCCAGACGCTGACCCCAGCCTCCGCACAGACTTCCCAGAGTCAGTTTCAGCAGAGGATGGAGGCTCCCGTCAGTGCTCGCAACGCCGAGGTATATCAGCAGGTTGAGAACGGAGCCTTCAGGAACCTGGGGCAGGGCGTGAAGCAACTGGTCATTCGTCTTGATCCGGCCGACCTGGGGCAGGTCAGTGTCATTTTGCAGGTGCGGGGCAAGGAAGTGCAGGCCGTGCTCAGATCCAGCAATCAGGAGACCTCTTTGGCCTTGAATGAGCAACTGGGGCAGCTACGCACGCAACTCGAAGCCCAGGGGCTCAAGGTCGGGAAACTTGAGGTGCAGACGCAACTGGCCGATTCTCAGAGCCAGTCGCAGTGGCAGGGCTCCGAGAATCACAACCGCTATCAGGAAAACCAGGAATTGGCCTCGTCGGCCAAGCGCTGGCGCACTCTGGAACGGGTGGCGGGCGGTATGGTCCGGGATGTGCAAAATAGCGGGCACAGGGAAAAACTTTCCCAAAGCGGCCTGGATATTTTTGCCTGA